GGGCGTGGCGGCAGCTGTGGACTCAGGCTCCATCTCACCGGACATGTCCTCAGACTTCCGCTTCAGGGAGCTAATCGGTGGCTTCGCCTGAGAGAGGGGAGACACGGTTTATACAGaccgactggacactacagcgaACGTTGACAGATGCAGAAATGTCACATATATAAGATGTATACTATAAATTTGGAGAGAGattcagagacacaggcagagACTGAGAGACTAAGACTAAATTTCCCGATGCCAACGCCAACAGACGTACATAGAAACACAAGATGGGCACAGAGAGACCCACGCTTGTGGACAACGGGCGTGGCACGGAACCTCACCTGCGCTGAAGCAGACTGCGCATATACCCCTTCGCCGCTAGGGGGTGCTGTGGCGCCCGCACCGGTCTGTCCATCCTGAGAGAGCGAATGAGGAAGAGAAGCGGAGGCGGGAGGGGAGGAggtagaggaggaggagggaggagtgAGGGAGGAGCGGGTCGGATTGGGCGGCACCGggacctgctgctggtgctgctgaatTTGGACCAACGGGAGGCCAGGCTGCTGGGACGGCTGGCTCTTCGGAGCTGCCCCGCCCCCTGCCGGGGCTACAGCCGGTACGGAGGTTGCCACGGAAGCAGAAGTGGGAGGAGCGTTAGCGCTGGACCCTCCGCCGTCATGGCAACAGCTTCTGGCCTGTGCCAGACCCAAAGCCTGGGAGTTTCCGAGAGTGCCCGGCCTGGCTCCTACGAGCTGGACTGGGACGTGGGGCGGGGGGTGAAGGGGGTTTTGCTGGGGCGGATTGGGGGGCGCAGGGAGGATAGGTGGGGGCTGCCGGGGAGGTAGCTGGAGGGGCAGCCTCAGACTTTGCAGGGCGCCTTTGGGCTGGATCGGAACCGGGCCCGAACTCTGGCCCAGTTTGTCGCTGCTGTTACTTTGCTGCAAAGGCTGAACCACTAACGTCTGGGCACCCAAGTTTGGGGCGATCTTGGCGTGGCCCAGGGCCTGGGAGGGGGCAGCGGGGTTGCTGCTGTAGGTCTGAGGCTGGTGGGCGGGGTTGTTGGCGGGCGATACCAGGATGTGGGCGGCGGCAGTGGTCACCGTGGTGACCGCCCGGGGCTGGCAAAAGCCGATGTTGCCCGAGGCGGGGGGCAGGAGCAGCTGGGAGAGGGGGAtcgaggagggagagggggaggctGCCGAGGAGCAGGGAGGTAGGGAGGTTGAGTGCGAGGAGGTGGCCAGCGGGGCAGCCGAGGATGGGGGGCCGGAGGGGGCGCTGGGGGCCGGAGGGGGGCAGGTTTTGATGTTAAGAGGGAGAGAGTTGGAGGCTGTGCTGGGCGTGGCGCTGGGGGATGGGGAGAGCGTCTGCTGCTGACCCAGGGCTGGCTGCTTGGAGGCCTGTAAGTGCTGCTGCGGCTGCTGATTGGGGTGGAACTGCTGCTGCTGGACCAGGGAAAAGGTAGCTCCTGGGAGAGAAAGAGCCAGACAGGGACAGGTTAGTACAGCCTTCGATTAGATCAATACTACTCCGACCCTTCAATGAAGGCGGAGCAGTGATAGAGAGAGAGATTCTCACGGCTAACCGTGACTGGCCGAGACTGAAGGCCATGAACACAGCAAAGAGAGAAACAGTCCAGTGACTTTGATACTATGTGCAACAGAACAAGACAATGTTAGACAGCTGGAAAAACTGATCCAACATCCTCTCTACCATCTGCATCTCGCTCTTTACCTTCTTTCCTGTCTGGAGGTGGAGGAGGACACTCGGTCTTCACTCCTACGATTCGGGGAGTGGTAACACAGCGCAGAGCAAGATTTTGAACCTGGGGAGAAAGGGGATTAATACAGGCActaatacagaccctagagacactcttcacacacagagattaatacagaccctaatatagaccctagagacacactcctcacacaaagagattaatacagaccctaatacagaccccagagacactcctcacacacagagattaatacagaccctaatatagactctagagacactcctcacacacagagattaatacagaccctaatatagaccctagagacactcctcacacacagagattaatacagaccctaatatagaccctagagacacacctcacacgcagagattaatacagaccctaatacagaccccagagacactcctcacacacagagattaatacagacccgaatatagaccctagagacactcctcacccacagagattaatacagaccctaatgtagaccctagagacacacttAACAGATCACACTGAACAAAAACCCTCATGCAGACCCTAGGGATGGAAAAGTTAACCAATCACTAAAAGATGCAAGGGAACCCAAAACCAAGATCTTAGAGCTAAAATTTCCAATTATTGACAACACACCAAAGACCTACGATTACCCCTAATGCCTGAGTGAAATAGGCAACACACAAACCTGGTCAGTCTCTGATTGGTTAGctgaggaggagggaggggcaACCTCCTGTTGTGGCTGCTGCTGCGGTTGTTGCTGCTGCGGTTGCTGGGCAACAGTTGCTACAGCAGCAGCGGTGGTTGCACCGGGCATGAAGATGAGCTGAGAGGACAGAGGAGCCCTGAGCGAGCGATTCACCTGAGACGAGACAAACACGGAGGGGACGGGATGAATGCAGATTACACAACAGCGGACACAACACCGCAGCGGCGCTGCAGGGAGAGGTGCACAGGCTCACCCTGAACAACATCTGTCCCTGTCCTGCCGCAGTCCCACCCAGCAGCACCGACTGGCTGAGCGCCGACGACTGAGCTGACGAGGTGGGGCCAAGAGGACGGGGGTTGTTCATAGCTCCACCCCCAGATGACGAGCTCAAGTTGACCTGCAGTAGAGGCAATGCAAAGACAGCAAGATTATTTCCATTACATTTTCGTTCTGGTAAAGGAATCCCTAGCTCTGGGCCGACATGCACAGcggtccagttttttttttttaagggcaGCAGGCTCTTGCACAGAACCCAACATCAGGTGCTGGAGATTTCAGGTTTTCGTAACCTGAACTCTGACTCAATTTGAACAGAGGGGACCTGAAATCAACCGAAATTTCTAAGAAAGCTATTTCACCACTGAGGGGACACCATCGGCCCAGATTTCATTTTGTAAACGCTGCAAAGATTTTAGTACGCAGTTGTCCGAATTGTTCAACTCACTTTATAAGTGTCCTGCTTCTCCATCAGCAGAATTGTTATAggacataatatactgtacatcaggggTGTTCAGCCCTGCTGGAGACCCTCTGACCACCCCTGAGCTGCACCAGTAGCTTTATTGCCAGCACTCTGATGACGTTGAGGACATTCACTCTGCAGCTACGCACACGGCGCTGCTGTGGAGCTCTCCAACAGGTCACAGCGGTGGCAGGACGTACCGTGGAGTGTCCCGTACTGGTGGGCTGGGCGCCGCTGGTGCTGGGGGAACTGGCTTGGCGACTGGCTGCCAGGGTGGCCTGGGAGAGAACGAAGGAGAAAGGGGATTCCTGGATGTGAATCCGACGCGCCGCCTGCGCGGAGCGCACACCAGGCCATCAGCCGTGAGAGGTCACCGCTCGCTCATTCACTGGGCAGCTTAAAACAGCTACAATTCCCCAAAAGGCCACGTGTGAAGCGGACACAGGAACGTGCATGTGTCCATTCTGCCTCCCTGCCTCAGTCCAGGGCTGGAGCAACACCCCCCCCAGGCTGAAGGCTTGTGGACAAAAACACAGGGGCAGCCAAGTGCGAACAAGACAAGGTCCACTTGTTGGGCCTCCAGGAACTGAGACGGAGCGCTACCGGACAAGGGGATCCCGAGCTCGTGGCACTACATCGCCCCCCTGTGGCCGGTAGCCGTGTTTCTCCAGCTGGCCGCCAGCTTCCCCCTCCTGCTCCTTTAGGCTGGCTCCTCTCCACACCCCCGTTTCTGTCCGCTCCTGCCTCACAACCCCTGATCAACAAAGCGCTGAAGCAGATCAGTTCTTTACACCTACGATATAACTGCAGAACGGAGGAGACCGAATGACGTAGATAACCTCCCGATATAATTAAGAATACATGAAAACTAACGTTTTAAGCTGACCTTAACACGTCTAGGTTTGGTGAAGCAGTAAGACTTAGGGTGCACCCCAGGTTAAGAACCACTGGCTTAGCTTTGATCTAATACTACGTGTAGTtccagtagggagctgcatcagcatgcgtaggctgtaaaggaacaagttgattccaggctgaaaagagaagacaagaaacaacgtttcggctgtggagccttcttcgggtcaCCTGAAACAGGATCCACAGCCGAattgttgcgtttcttttcagcacagaataacCCTTTAATCGTTCCTATTACTATGTGTGCCTCTCATGATGCTCTTCCTCTCAGCCTGATTGCTTCCCACTACTGTACTGTCACTAAACTCTGCAGCTCTGGCCTCTGTGCTCCTGTGTCTCCGAGGCCCTGCGGCTCTGGCCCATGAGCCTCTGAGGTGCCAGCCCTGGGCTGGTATTGGGGTGTAGGGCTGCAGGGTGCCACTGTGGTGTCAATATCCTGTTGGCAGCGTATTATCGTACCTGCTGAACCGCAGCCAGGTTGTGAAGCTGAGCATTGCTGAGCATCAACTGCTGGAAATACTGAGCAGCATTGGGCTGTCTCTGGAGAGCCTGGAGAGCctgcagagagaaagagagagagaaactacAATTCCCATCATGCACAGCAGTTCAGCTGTTCCGATGGAGCTGACGTGACAGCCAGCCAGAAACAGAGAGGTGTGTACAGACCTGCACGGCCTGCCTCTCATACAGAGACATCTGGGAGATCTGTGGAACACGGGTGTTCCCTCCTGACGCTGTACTCCCATTGGTTGAGCCGGAGTTCTGGTCTCCATCCGTCTCCATAGTTAAAGGCCGTGAGGCTGTCAGTCAAACTGCTGAAGGAGAAAGAAAGGGGGTGAATGCAGAGCATGCTCACGGCCTGGAGGGGCACTCAAGCACCCAGAACCAGGGAGGAGATGGTGTTAGAGGGTGAGAGCCGGTCAGAACACTTCTGAACACAGCGGAGCTCCTGTGTGTCtgacccctgctgcagacacacaccgacccctccaggaccgggactggacagccctgctgcagacacacactgccccctccaggaccaggactggacagccctgctgcagacacacactgccccctccaggaccaggactggacagccctgctgcagacatacacactgacccctccaggaccaggaccggacagccctgctgcagacacacacactgacccctccaggaccaggactggacagccctgctgcagacacacactgacccctccaggaccaggactggacagccctgctgcagacacactgccccctccaggaccaggactggacagccctgctgcagacacacactgacccctccaggaccagaactggacagccctgctgcagacacacacactgacccctccaggaccagaaccggacagccctgctgcagacacacactgacccctccaggaccagaaccggacagccctgctgcagacacacacactgacccctccaggaccaggaccggacagccctgctgcagacacacacactgacccctccaggaccaggaccggacagccctgctgcagacacacacactgacccctccaggagtggactggacagccctgctgcagacacacacactgacccctccaggactggactggacagccctgctgcagacacacacactgacccctccaggaccaggactggacagccctgctgcagacacactgacccctccaggaccaggaccggacagccctgctgcagacacactgacccctccaggaccaggaccggacagccctgctgcagacacacactgacccctccaggaccaggactggacagccctgctgcagacacacactgaccccaccaggaccaggactggattCAGATTAAATACTGAAACGAGAGGCTGGTCTGGACCAACGGAAAATATACCCAAGACCCTGCAGCTGCAAACACAAGATGCAGGCCAGCCGTCATGTTGGCTAATACTATAACAATCTAACTTCAGCCGCGGTCACAACTACCTCCTGTGCCGAGATTCACGGTTCAATTAATCCTGCAGCAACTGATACAACTAACAAGATTAATTCAGAGTAGTAATACACATAAAACCAAACGTACAGCGCTACTAATTGCCAGTATACTAACTACTACTACTTGCACTGCTACTACTACCCaattaagaataataataataataataatatttggcGCTGGGTTCAGCTGTTTTCTAGTGAAAACGGGCACCAAGGCAGCAAAACTCACCTCAACGTCCTCTCTCTTCCAGTCTCTCCGCCGGCGCCCTCCGCTTTCCTCCGCGAAGATTTCTTCTCTCctcctttattttcctttattttgctcAGTTTCTGCAGAAGCGAAAACAGTTCCACTTccgcccccctctctccctctcgccAACGCTCACCCTTCCCCTTCCGGCGCCGCAGCGTGACGTCAGACCTCCCGTCAGCCATAGAGTGGGCCTCTTTACAACGttccgtttacaaccgttttttttttcccaagcgaaaagagtaaagaaaaaaagacaactgcGCCCTTCATATTATTTCATGGGCTACAATTTTGACAAAGACTGACCTTTTACAACATTGTATCGTCAGCACtaataaaaatgctttacatttaatgaaattaaaCACGCGCAGCACTATAAATTGGTACTAGAAATGAAGATGCCACTGCATACGGCAGAATAAATCCACCAGGCTCGATTCCTCAGTGCAGTGCAGCACTAATTTTACCGAGAGCCAAAGAAAGACGCAGCACTTTCTAAAGCCGCAGACATGCCTGTGTGGAGTTATTCCGAGTAATCGGCGCACCAACAGTCACGACGTCGGTTCGGAACGTGGAGGTAATGCAATATCTGTAACTGCCAGGAAACCACGGGGCTAAAGCCAGTGGGTACGACGAACTGAAAGTGTTAATGTTTCGGCTATTCGTCTGAGGCGGTGATTAGCGGTCCTTGTGCTGGCTTCAGCTCTACAGGCTTTGGAAATAATGCCGCACTTCCAGggaatttctgaaaacaagGAGAGAGCgtctaaggaaaaaaaaaaacagagcctGGACCAGCAAGCAGCTCAGTTCACAGCCAGGCTGGAACCAAAACCAGCAGTCCCCATTGgtccattaataataataataataattccttacgctTATATAGCACTCTTCTGGAcattcaaagcacttcacaggtaatggagatcccctccaccaccaccagtgtgtacccccacctggatgaagctccagtccgctcacacacaccagctctcagtggggaggagagcagagtgatgaagccagttcagagaggggggttattaggaggccatgactggtaaaggccagggggaaatttggccaggacactggggtaacaccagagtcaggacctccgtttcccatctcattcgaaggacggtgcctttttacagtatagtgtccccatcactatactggggtgtTACGACCCACAcaaactgcagggtgagcgccccctgctggccccactaacacttcggGCAGCTGCCTGAGCTTTCTtgggagtctcccctccaggtactggcctgGCTCCCATCTGGTCTGCTGGAAATATGCACAAGTAGTGTACCCCATCAGTCCCGGGATGATCAGATCGTTAGCCTGTCCCACCCGTACCAAGAGAAACAGACACTGCTGGCACGGAGACCTGGGTCGCTCTTAACTCCTGCCCTTTATTGACACGCCTGCTCCTTCGTGAACACTTTGGAACAGAAGACCGAGTAACAaacgaagagaaaaaaaacagaactgtccatttaattaaaagaaaacaacacaaagcTCATCTCTTTACCCAGATGTCAAAGCAGTAAAACAATTCATGACCATGAAAACAATCAAGTCTAATTCTTCCGGATTTTGCTTCACTTTTTGGATGCATTGGGGGGTGTCTGGGGGtttttccctgctgaaaaaCTGCTGTCTCCCCAACTGGGCCTCCATGTCTATTCAGTGCCTGGCCCAATTGGTGTCATATCCAGACATGCCTCTGCTCCACAAGCCCTCAGCAGAAAGCTTACAGTGATACCCTGCTGGTTTAAAACAGAGACGCAGGTGGTAGACAAGCCACCTGGTCACCTCTCCTCTCTTTCAACATGAGCTGCACTCTGTGCAACCTGCACAGTATTTTCGGGAACGCAGTGCTGGAGTAGTGAGTGGGGCACTGTGGGAGATGTAGTGGGGAAAAAATCCATGTTCTGATGCAGTCaagaactacatttcccacagTGCTTCGACCTACCACCCCAACCATGGAGGGTGGCAAGGGAAGCTGTGTTAGCCAACCCCAGGGCACTACCTGCCAGACATCACAGCGATGTTCTGTAACCTTGACTGCAAGACCTCTCCAAGGTTGTTTCTGTTTTGGGAGTCCCCATGTGCGGCACTTATCGCTCACTGTAATTATCCCCGCCATGCCTCCGCAACGAGACAGGGGGCGCTCTTTCCTGCTGGGTTATGAATATTTCTCCTCTGGCTGTGAGCTGCACTTCCCTCAGCATGCCTGCGCTGCACCGAGTTCAGGCTCATTAAGCAGAACGAACAAACAACGATGACGCCAATCAGGCTGTAACAGTTTAGAAGGCTCTTCTTTGGGTGAACAGTCGGACACCGGGAACGGAATCGCAGTTCTTCTACTGCAGAGGAGTCTGTCAGTCGCCGTTTCTATCCGAGCGCATCTGTCCGTCTCTGTGCCCCTCTTGCTCTGCTCTTTAACTACGTCTACCGACCCAAAGCAGCCTGCGACCCGCGCAGAGCTCTAACTCAGAAGGGATAACCGCAGTCCCACTGTGGGAGGGGCAGATAGATAGTAGCTCTCCAGTAACTCTTGCTTCTTGGGGACGCCGCTAGAATTGACCTCCCCCACGCTTTCTAAAGACGTGATCTGGTTAGTGTGACAATGCCTACTGCCAAGCCATGCGGGGTACAGAGCGCTGGAGAGCTTGTGCAAGgtgagtctgtctgtctggcgATGGCGGCCTGGTGGCTGGGGTGGGGGTAGGGGGGGGTGTGTGATGTCAGTACGATGATGTCACCGCGAGGCCGCCGCGGATCACATGGGCAGCAGGTGGTCGTCCCTCTCCTCGGGCTCCTCCCCCAGCGGCTCGGTCGGCACGCCCCGGTACGTCGGCGGAGCCTCGTGAGCTCGGGACCGGCAGACAAAGTCGCAGCCGTCCTGACGGAGGCGGAGGgcaaaagagagaaagagacgGTCAGCCAGCAATCCCCGCGGCTAACGAGCGATGAACTACAGCCCTTATATGGCAAAGAGGAAGTAGACCAGCTTTCTCTTCCCCCCGCAGTGCATTGTGGGTACTGTAGTTCATTTAACTATGAATTGATCATGATACTTTCAAGGCATTCAAGAGAACTGAGTTTAGGACGTCTGTTCGTATTTGCATTAGTTCAATCCagtgaagaagaaagaaaggactAACAGATACAGATGGAAACAGGCCACACACAGAAAAAGCACAGATGCGCACAGAGGGAGACACGTGCAGACTCACAGCGGTCAGGTTCCCAATTCCCTGCCAGAAGGAGAGGTTGGGGAACTGCTCCATTCCCTTGGCCCCCACAACCAACCGCTGGTAAAGGAACCCACCCACCAGGTagacgcacaggaagcagaagacCCTGCAGAAGGAGAGGAACAAGGATGAAGAGAGATCCAGCAGACAGTGACATCAATCAGAATGGTGACAGGGCGCAATGCAGTAATAAAACAACATCTGCCACACCGACCCCATACCTACATAACTGAACCAATGACTTCACACCCACACTACAGATGAGCCTAACAATAAGAGTGAGGCCACACCCACACTACAGATGAGCCTAACAATAAGAGTGAGGCCAGACCCACACTACAGATGAGTCTAACAATAAGAGTGAGGCCACACCCACACTACAGATGAGCCTAACAATAAGAGTGAGGCCAGACCCACACTACAGATGAGTCTAACAATAAGAGTGAGGCCACACCCACACTACAGATGAGCCTAACAATAAGAGTGAGGCCAGACCCACACTACAGATGAGTCTAACAATAAGAGTGAGGCCACACCCACACTACAGATGAGCCTAACAATAAGAGTGAGGCCAGACCCACACTACAGATGAGTCTAACAATAAGAGTGAGGCCACACCCACACTACAGATGAGCCTAACAATAAGAGTGAGGCCACACCCACACTACAGATGAGCCTAACAATAAGAGTGAGGCCAGACCCACACTACAGATGAGTCTAACAATAAGAGTGAGGCCACACCCACACTACAGATGTGTAAGACAATAAGAGAGTGAGACCACACCCACACTACAGATGAGTCTAACAATAAGAGTGAGGCCACACCCACACTACCGATGTGTAAGACAATAAGAGTGAGGCCACACCCACACTACAGATGAGCCTAACAATAAGAGTGAGGCCACACCCACACTACAGATGAGCCTAACAATAAGAGTGAGGCCACACCCACACTACAGATGTGTAAGACAATAAGAGTGAGGCCACACCCACACTACAGATGAGCCTAACAATAAGAGTGAGGCCACACCCACACTACAGATGAGTCTAACAATAAGAGTGAGGCTACAACCACACTACAGATGAGTCTAACAATAAGAGTGAGGCTACAACCACACTACAGATGTGTAAGACAATAAGAGTGAGGCCACACCCACACTACAGATGAGCCTAACAATAAGAGTGAGGCCAGACCCACACTACAGATGAGTCTAACAATAAGAGTGAGGCCACACCCACACTACAGATGTGTAAGACAATAAGAGAGTGAGGCCAGACTGACACAATGAGCAGGATGGAGCCAATGCTCAGGTGAGTCTCTGGACAAACGTAGCTGGAATCCATTTCAAACAAGTAGAAACAGTCTCTAgccttgtctctctcctctGACATTACTTCGAAGTTCCCctgagagaaagaaagagagaagtTAAAACAGGCACAATGAcaaactgactggacactacagcacagtgaccctcactgactgactggacactacagcacagagacactgactgactgactggacactacagcacagtgaccctgactgactgactgaataTTACAAAAAACATTGCAGATGACATTTGCATAAATACACTTTCTGTGTTCCTTCTCCCTCCTCACTTCCCCCTTCCCTCCTTTTTCTCAGTTCTAACCCTTTCTCTTACCGCAGACACCCGTCGATTACAGGAGATCAGCACCATGGCTCTCCTCTGTTCCTTTCCACAGTGAGACGTATAGTTATCACCCCCACCATAGATCAGCATCACCCAGTCACCTGCAAAGAGAGGAAGAGGTGGAtgcagaccctaatacagaccctagagatactcctcacacacaaacattaatacagaccctaatatagatcctagagacactcctcacacacagagattaatacagaccctaatacagaccctagagacactcctcacacacagagattaatacagaccctaatatagatcctagagacacacctcacacacagagattaatacagatcctaatacagaccccagagacactcctctcacacacagattaatacagaccctagagacacacctcacacagagattaatacagaccctagagacactcctcacacacaaacattaatacagaccctaatatagatcttagagacactcctcacacacagagattaatacagaccctaatatagaccctagacacacctcacacacagagattaatacagaccctaacatagaccctagagacacacctcacacacagagattaatacagatcctaatacagaccccagagacacacctcacacacagaaattaatACAGATCCTAATATAGACTCTTGAGACACACCTGACAGAGATTAATGCAGAATTTAGAGACACAGCTAATGAACACAAATTAACTCCTAACACAAAGGccttgaaatacatttaaatacaaccTACACATAGCAATGTACCTACAGACTACAATGTCTACTTCTGTATCACAGAATCAAGTCATGtagtgcaaaaacaaaatggagctgaaaAGGAATTGCTATCCGGTAGCTCAAGCAGTGTCGCAACTTGACAGAAAACAAAGGACACACAGCAGGCTTCCGTCAATAACAAGTCAAAGTAACCACAATTATTACACAACATCCTAGCTGCACACAGTGATCGTGCCAGAACTGGGAGTCCGGAGTCTGCTAAGGTGCATTTGGATGTGGCTTCTTTTCAAGCAGTT
This DNA window, taken from Lepisosteus oculatus isolate fLepOcu1 chromosome 23, fLepOcu1.hap2, whole genome shotgun sequence, encodes the following:
- the m6pr gene encoding cation-dependent mannose-6-phosphate receptor, giving the protein MMCQGLRLAGWASLSLLLALTGKGQASNMNCTLASGISDREQKVLNLLEPISNQDFSTSSTDGTYTYYFRICGDAHGAGSAGVVQEDSKSKKATVIGRYNSTQAFNGSDWVMLIYGGGDNYTSHCGKEQRRAMVLISCNRRVSAGNFEVMSEERDKARDCFYLFEMDSSYVCPETHLSIGSILLIVVFCFLCVYLVGGFLYQRLVVGAKGMEQFPNLSFWQGIGNLTADGCDFVCRSRAHEAPPTYRGVPTEPLGEEPEERDDHLLPM
- the phc1 gene encoding polyhomeotic-like protein 1, whose protein sequence is METDGDQNSGSTNGSTASGGNTRVPQISQMSLYERQAVQALQALQRQPNAAQYFQQLMLSNAQLHNLAAVQQATLAASRQASSPSTSGAQPTSTGHSTVNLSSSSGGGAMNNPRPLGPTSSAQSSALSQSVLLGGTAAGQGQMLFRVNRSLRAPLSSQLIFMPGATTAAAVATVAQQPQQQQPQQQPQQEVAPPSSSANQSETDQVQNLALRCVTTPRIVGVKTECPPPPPDRKEGATFSLVQQQQFHPNQQPQQHLQASKQPALGQQQTLSPSPSATPSTASNSLPLNIKTCPPPAPSAPSGPPSSAAPLATSSHSTSLPPCSSAASPSPSSIPLSQLLLPPASGNIGFCQPRAVTTVTTAAAHILVSPANNPAHQPQTYSSNPAAPSQALGHAKIAPNLGAQTLVVQPLQQSNSSDKLGQSSGPVPIQPKGALQSLRLPLQLPPRQPPPILPAPPNPPQQNPLHPPPHVPVQLVGARPGTLGNSQALGLAQARSCCHDGGGSSANAPPTSASVATSVPAVAPAGGGAAPKSQPSQQPGLPLVQIQQHQQQVPVPPNPTRSSLTPPSSSSTSSPPASASLPHSLSQDGQTGAGATAPPSGEGVYAQSASAQAKPPISSLKRKSEDMSGEMEPESTAAATPPPEQEVGQPGPALSGAGRHGSESKAPPQAIVKPQVLTHLIEGFVIQEGAEPFPVAGPVKDRSEGVLPAVVPPPTQSDSGGAPSVLKCEYCENFAPASQFRGSKRFCSMTCAKRYNVSCSHQFRPRRGRAPRGVVPDGGILRRRGPRRSSSEIACAKITGRHLPIKSRSESSRSEDLSSCEDDSLSLSPGSTSSCPRPTRSDPGPAPGCLPLDGSSHFLSSNPAHWSVEEVCQFISSLQGCEELACHFLSQEIDGQALLLLKEEHLMSTMNIKLGPALKICARINMLKEG